A part of Sulfurimonas sp. HSL-1716 genomic DNA contains:
- the sppA gene encoding signal peptide peptidase SppA, which yields MEGLKKLFLPITATVNFIQNHFKAMVFILIVILIFMPKGDSSLIPHNLEKISLTGPIMDVSEIVKKIDDARLNERVKGVLMVVNSPGGAVAPSIEVAYAIKRLRRVKPVVVYASGTIASGSYYSSIWANEIIANPGSMVGSIGVIMQGANLSEIMHKIGIKSQVVMAGKYKQLGTPDREWLPYEKAELNKVIQDTYNMFVNDVASARRLKIEDAPSFANAHIFTASQAKAVGLIDKIGVSYDAQEELIRLSGVKTPLWNKEDPMEEFIKKISAQAAVTLNTYFPALVLK from the coding sequence ATGGAAGGACTAAAAAAACTTTTTTTACCGATCACGGCAACTGTAAATTTTATTCAAAACCATTTTAAGGCGATGGTCTTTATACTCATAGTTATATTAATATTTATGCCTAAAGGAGATTCTTCTCTGATACCGCATAATCTCGAGAAGATTTCTTTAACGGGTCCTATCATGGATGTAAGCGAAATCGTTAAGAAGATCGACGATGCCCGTTTAAACGAAAGGGTAAAAGGTGTTCTCATGGTAGTAAATTCGCCGGGCGGTGCAGTTGCCCCCTCGATCGAAGTCGCGTATGCGATAAAAAGATTGAGACGGGTTAAACCTGTTGTAGTCTATGCAAGCGGAACAATCGCAAGCGGAAGCTATTACTCCTCTATCTGGGCAAATGAGATCATAGCAAATCCCGGCAGTATGGTCGGAAGCATCGGGGTTATCATGCAAGGAGCGAACCTTAGCGAGATCATGCACAAGATCGGCATAAAATCTCAAGTGGTAATGGCAGGAAAATATAAACAGCTGGGAACGCCGGATAGAGAGTGGCTTCCCTACGAAAAGGCCGAACTCAATAAAGTTATCCAAGACACCTACAATATGTTCGTAAACGACGTTGCAAGTGCACGGAGATTAAAAATAGAAGACGCCCCCTCTTTTGCAAACGCCCATATATTTACGGCATCTCAGGCAAAAGCCGTCGGACTTATAGACAAGATCGGAGTAAGCTATGATGCCCAAGAGGAGCTGATTCGCTTGTCCGGTGTCAAAACTCCGCTTTGGAACAAAGAGGACCCTATGGAAGAGTTTATCAAAAAGATCTCGGCACAGGCTGCCGTTACCCTAAACACATATTTTCCGGCATTGGTCCTAAAATAA